Part of the Elusimicrobiota bacterium genome is shown below.
GATTTACAGGATAAAGTCAAAATCCAGTTAATCCTGTCAAAGTTAAAACACTTTACAAATAAAAAAGCTCCGATAAATCGGAGCTACTACAAATGAAATAAAAATAGCGGGGCAACCCCGCAATTGCCAATTTTACATTTTTTCCGCCACCCAAATCGGCGGATCCGCCTCTGGCGGAAATTTTTAATTTTGAATTGGTATCTCCCCCCCCCGAAAATTTTTGGGTTATTAACAGTTTGTCCAATGGAAGATTTAGTTTTCATTTTTCAGTTTTAGTATAACAAAAAATTCACTTTTTGTCAAGTGCTTTTTTTTTGTTATAATTTTCACTTGCTCATTTAGCTAAATGAGCAAGTATCATTTTTTATGCAGTTGCTAAATCCAGTTTTTGCAGATTTTGGTTTTTAGTAATACGACTAACCAATGCAGGTTCATTCTGGATAATTTCAACTGCAAGTTGTTTCGCCTGTTTTATTATTGCAAAATCGGTTAAGATATTCCCGAGTTTAAATTCAGGGATACCAGATTGTGCAGTTCCGAAAAAATCGCCAGGACCTCGTAGTTGCAAGTCAGTTTCTGCAATTTTAAAGCCATCGGTTGTTTTTGTTAAAATATCCAGCCGTTTTTTTGCTTCATCGGTTCTGGGCTCGCCTAATAAAATACAAAACGATTCCTTATTGCTTCTGCCAACTCTGCCTCTTAACTGATGCAGTGTTGATAGCCCGTATCGTTCTGAATGTTCAATTACCATCACAGTCGCATTCGGGATATCAATACCAACCTCAATCACCGTTGTGGATATAAGAATATCATAATTTTTTTTGGCGAAGTCAAGCATAATTTGTTCTTTTTCTTCCGGCTTTAGTCGGCCATGAATCAAGCCGACTGAAAAGTTTTTGAACTCCGTATTTTTCAATTTTTCAGCTTCTTTTATTACGGACTTGAGTTGTAATTTTTCACTTTCATCAACTAATGGATAAACGATAAACACCTGGTCACCTGAAACAATTTTTTCTTTTACAAAGTTATACGCAAATTCTTTTGACATTGTAATTGTTTTTACAGGAATTCTGCCCGGCGGTAGTTCGTTGATAGTTAAAATATCTAAATCACCGTAAAATGTTAAGCCCAGTGTTCGCGGTATCGGTGTGGCAGTCATCAATAAAAAATCCGTATTTCTAAATACGGATTTTTTCCGCAGTTTCAGCCGCTGTTCTACACCGAATCTGTGTTGCTCGTCAATAATAACGAGAGATAGGTTTTTGAATTTTATATCTTCTTCAAGTAAAGCGTGAGTGCCTATTATGATGTTTGCAGTACCATCTGCTATTTTATTTTTTATTACAGTTTTCTTTTTTTTAGGCATTTTACCAATAACGCACTCAATTGTAATCGGCAGATTTTTGAGCAAATTTTTTAGGGTTGAAAAATGCTGTTCTGCAAGAATTTCCGTCGGTGCCAGTAAAACTGTCTGGAAACCGGATTCAACTGCCAATAGCATAGCGGAAAGTGCAACTACTGTTTTTCCGCTACCGACTTCACCCTGCAAAAGACGATTCATTGGTTTTGAAGACAGCATATCATCAAAAAGTTCGTTAATAACTTTTTTCTGTGCAGATGTGAATTCAAATGGCAGTCCTTTTTTGAACGGTGATAATAATTTTTTGGTAAGCGTATATCTAAACTCTTTGGTTTCTTTTTTGTGTTGTTGTTTCAAAAGCTCAAGTTTTAACTGAAACTCAAAAAACTCGTCAAACGCCAGTCGTTCCCGCGCATTATCTCTATCTGCGAATGTGTCAGGGAAATGTATATTTTTTAATGCCTGTTTTATACTGACCAGATTGTATTTGTTCAAGTATTTTTCGGGTAGCGGCTCTTCTATTAAATTGCAGTGTTTGACAAGCGACTGGTTTATGATAGTTCTTAGAAACTTATTAGTAAATTTTTCGGTTAATGGATATATAGGCACAATTCTGTTAGAATGTAATAAATCGGCAGATGTTACAACCTCGTATTCCTGAACATTGATTATTTTTTCCCAGAAATCATAACTTGCAACACCTGTAATAAATATCTCGCATCCTTTGGTAATTTCTTTTTTTAATGTTGATAGAACATCATAATTTCTTGAATATCGTCTTATCCAGATAGCAGTAGCAGTCCCTGTGGGGTCTTTTATTTTTGCCTTGAAGGCGACCAAATATTTTCCTCGCCACTCGGTTGTAGGTGGTGGAGTATGTTCAACTTTGCCTTTGATGGTTATTTTTTCACCAGGTTTAATTTCAGCAATTTTCGTCGGATTTGCTCTGTCTTCCCAGTCACGTGGAAAATAATACAACAAATCCTTAACAGACTTTATCCTGAGATTGTTATAAAGCCGTTCAGCAATTTTGCCGCCTACACCTTTTATATACTGAACCGAAATTGTTTCTATTGACATTTTTATATATTTTTGTATAATCGTGATTTAGGAGGATCTATGGCATTCAAATGTATTGTATGTAGCAAAAAATCTGTTTCTGGCAATCGTATCAGTCATTCGCATAAAGCAAGCAAACGCAAATTCAAACCGAATCTACAAAAAATCAGGTTCATACTAAACGGTAAAAGATATTACGATTATGTCTGCACCAAATGTATAAAATCCAATCGTATCACAAAATTAATTGAAAAATCAAAAATTAGCGACGAGCACAATTAAAATGTAAGCATTTGCTTACATTTTTTATTTCTGGAATTTTTTTATTTTACTTCTGGCAAGTGGTGTTTTTACAAATTTTAGCCAGTCCTGTGATGGATGCGCTGTTTTGCTCGTCAGTATTTCAACAATATCGCCGTTTTTAAGTTCGTATTTCAAAGAAACCATTTTGCTATTGACTTTCGCACCATAGCAATGATTACCAATATCAGTATGAACAGTGTATGCGAAGTCAATCGGTGTAGAGCCAACAGGCAGTGATTTAATATCGCCTTTGGGCGTGAATACAAACACTTGATTAAACTCCAGTTCTGTTTTCAGCCCAGCTAAAAACTCTGTTGAACTGTTATTCTGTTGCCATTCAAGGATTGATGCAATCCACGAAATTTTCTTGTCAAACTCTTTCTGTTTTGTCGTCCCATCTTTCCATCTTTCTATCTTTCCATCTTTATACTTCCAGTGTGCTGCAATCCCATAACTTGCTATTTGATGCATCTCTTCGGTTCTTATCTGGACTTCAACCATTAAGTCATCAGGCATAATAACTGTTGTATGGATTGACTGATACATATTTGGTTTTGGATGTGCGATGTAATCGGTAAATGTATTTGCAACAGGTGTCGCAAATGTATGCAGTTGGCTTAAAATTTTGTAACAGTTTTCTACAGTATCTGTAATGAGCCGTATTCCTAAAATATCTTGGATTTCGTCAAACGGCTTGTTTTGTTGTTGGATTTTTCTAAAAATACTGTAGATATTTTTGGGCCGAGATTTGATTTTGAACGAGATATTAAACACAGATAGATTCGTTTTTAATGTCTCAACGATATTGTTAAGTATCTGCTGCTGTTCAATTTCTCGGTTTGCTATTTTTTTAGCAAGTTCATCAAAAAGTTGCGGGTTAAGATTCATAAATGCGAGGTCTTCTAATTTTGCTTTCAATGTGTAGATTCCAAGCCGATGCGCAATCGGCGCAAAAATATCCAATGTTTCCTTCGCATTTTTGTTGATTTGTGTCTGTGGCAAAAACTTGAGGTCAGTTAAATTATCCAACCGGTCTGCTAATTTCACAAAAATTGTTCGGATATCTTTTGCAGATGCAAGAATCAGTTTTCTGATGTTTTCGCTTTGTTTGTCCTGCTCGCTTGTGACAGTTGTAAACTTTTCTATTTTTGTAACACCTTCAACAATTGTTATAATTTCAAGCCCGAATTTTTTTTGGAATTCATCTTTTGTAACTTGTGTATCTTCAAAAATATCGTGCAGAATGCCAGCAATAACAGTGATATGGTCAAGATTTAACTCCGCCAGATTTTCAGCGACAGAAACTGCGTGTTGAAAATAGGTTCTGCCTGAAGCACGTTTAAGATTTTTTAGATTAAGCTCAGCAAAAGCGACCGCATCGTCAATTTGGGGTTTGTATGCGGGGTTCAATGCAATGTATGCTTGTAATTCCATAGACTGCTATAACGGTATGGTTAAGGAGAGTATGTAATCTATAACCTGATTTTTTTCTGGACTATCAAGTTTATAGAACTTTGTCGCAAAATCAACTATCCAGTTTTTGAGTTCATAGCCAACCCCTGCGGTATATGAATTAGCATCAGTATTCTTAAAGAATTTTTCAGATATTATACCCTGTCTTAAAAACAGATGTTTTGTAATAGATTGCTGGAGTCCTGCATGATAGAACTCTTTTTTTGTTGATGCATCGTTTTCATAGTCAAAGGAAAATAAAAACCATTCTGCAAATTGCACGGCGATACCTGTGCGTATATGCGATTTAATAATATGGCGTCTGTAATCAGTCCACCACAAATAACCCGGCGCATTTTCAGCTAAGAAGCCGATTTTTAAGAATTGCGAAGCGGTATAGAGCAATCCGATATCAATTCCGAAACCATTCCCATCTGAGATATTTGGAGAGTTTTCGCTTATTACACCAACCTGTGCAGAAATATAATTCAGATTGATACCCATCAGCATATTTGCTGTATACCGCGATGCAAATGAAAATATGTATTTGTTAGAGCGGATTTCTATTTCGTTATTCTTAAATATTCCGGAATAATTTGATAGCGGTTTGAAGGCAACTGCACCTTTCGGACTTGCGAAACCCAGAAACAATAATTTCTTGCCTTCAAGCGAATCGTTTTTATACAGGTCTGTATCTGAAGCATCTGTTTCTTGGTTGATATCTGAACAGAATGTAAAATAATTTCTTTCAAGTTGTTTCAATCCTGCTGGATTCCAATATGCAGCCGACGGATTATCAGATACTGCTGAAAATGATTCACCCATAGAAATTGCTTTTGCATCAACAGGTTTACCATTATAGATAAAATCAGGCAGTGGTAATGTTTCTTTTGCTTCCAAAAACATACAGATAAATCCAATAATCAGAAAAATTAGAAAAATACAAGTTTTCACTTACCCTCCAAAAGTCAGTTGCTCATTTAGCTAAATGAGCAACTGAGATTTTTTAGTTATTCCAAATACTGTAATTCATAAAGTTGCTTGTATATCTGCGAAGTTTTAAGTAGTTCAGAATGTGTGCCTAGAGCAACAATTTTGCCTTTATCAATAACCACAATTCTATTAACACCTTTGATTGTAGAAAACCGGTGGGCAATAACAATAGTTGTCTTACCAGCCATAAGTTTTGTAATTGCTTCCTGAACTAACATTTCAGATTCAGAATCTAATGCGGAGGTTGCCTCATCAAGAATCAGAATCTGCGGGTTTCGGAAGAATGCCCTTGCGATTGCAAGTCGTTGTCGTTCACCGCCTGAAAGCGTTATGCCTTTTTCACCAATAATTGTATTATATTTTTGTGGCAGTTTGGTAATAAAGCCATCTGCATTTGCCTGTTTAGCAGCATTTTCAATTTCGTTTAGGTTTTTATCAAGGCAACTATATCCAATATTATTAGCAACAGTATCATTAAACAAAATTGTTTCCTGTGTAACTATCCCTGTTTTTTGCCGTAGTGATTTAATTGTAAAATTTTTTATATCTTCAGTATCAATCAAAATTTTTCCCTCAACCGGCTCAAAGAATCTTAAAAGCAGATTTATAATTGTTGATTTACCACTGCCAGAAGGACCGACAATTGCGACTGTTTCACCTTTTTTTACTGTGAAATTTATATTGTCTAAAACTTGTTTATTAGGCTGGTAAGCAAATCCGATATTTTCAAATTTTATTTCGTTCTTGAATTCCGGCATTTCTATCGCATCAGGCAGGTCTACAACTGCTGGCTTTTCATCTAAAATCTCAAAA
Proteins encoded:
- the recG gene encoding ATP-dependent DNA helicase RecG, yielding MSIETISVQYIKGVGGKIAERLYNNLRIKSVKDLLYYFPRDWEDRANPTKIAEIKPGEKITIKGKVEHTPPPTTEWRGKYLVAFKAKIKDPTGTATAIWIRRYSRNYDVLSTLKKEITKGCEIFITGVASYDFWEKIINVQEYEVVTSADLLHSNRIVPIYPLTEKFTNKFLRTIINQSLVKHCNLIEEPLPEKYLNKYNLVSIKQALKNIHFPDTFADRDNARERLAFDEFFEFQLKLELLKQQHKKETKEFRYTLTKKLLSPFKKGLPFEFTSAQKKVINELFDDMLSSKPMNRLLQGEVGSGKTVVALSAMLLAVESGFQTVLLAPTEILAEQHFSTLKNLLKNLPITIECVIGKMPKKKKTVIKNKIADGTANIIIGTHALLEEDIKFKNLSLVIIDEQHRFGVEQRLKLRKKSVFRNTDFLLMTATPIPRTLGLTFYGDLDILTINELPPGRIPVKTITMSKEFAYNFVKEKIVSGDQVFIVYPLVDESEKLQLKSVIKEAEKLKNTEFKNFSVGLIHGRLKPEEKEQIMLDFAKKNYDILISTTVIEVGIDIPNATVMVIEHSERYGLSTLHQLRGRVGRSNKESFCILLGEPRTDEAKKRLDILTKTTDGFKIAETDLQLRGPGDFFGTAQSGIPEFKLGNILTDFAIIKQAKQLAVEIIQNEPALVSRITKNQNLQKLDLATA
- the rpmB gene encoding 50S ribosomal protein L28; its protein translation is MAFKCIVCSKKSVSGNRISHSHKASKRKFKPNLQKIRFILNGKRYYDYVCTKCIKSNRITKLIEKSKISDEHN
- a CDS encoding RelA/SpoT family protein, with the protein product MELQAYIALNPAYKPQIDDAVAFAELNLKNLKRASGRTYFQHAVSVAENLAELNLDHITVIAGILHDIFEDTQVTKDEFQKKFGLEIITIVEGVTKIEKFTTVTSEQDKQSENIRKLILASAKDIRTIFVKLADRLDNLTDLKFLPQTQINKNAKETLDIFAPIAHRLGIYTLKAKLEDLAFMNLNPQLFDELAKKIANREIEQQQILNNIVETLKTNLSVFNISFKIKSRPKNIYSIFRKIQQQNKPFDEIQDILGIRLITDTVENCYKILSQLHTFATPVANTFTDYIAHPKPNMYQSIHTTVIMPDDLMVEVQIRTEEMHQIASYGIAAHWKYKDGKIERWKDGTTKQKEFDKKISWIASILEWQQNNSSTEFLAGLKTELEFNQVFVFTPKGDIKSLPVGSTPIDFAYTVHTDIGNHCYGAKVNSKMVSLKYELKNGDIVEILTSKTAHPSQDWLKFVKTPLARSKIKKFQK